In the Planctomycetota bacterium genome, one interval contains:
- a CDS encoding amino acid transport protein has protein sequence MTAADLFGALIFGCVGLSAFMVGKKRSDAKLMLTGFLLMGYPYAMPNTLMLYIVGGVLTLSLFVFK, from the coding sequence ATGACCGCAGCTGATTTGTTTGGAGCGTTGATATTCGGATGTGTCGGTTTGTCCGCATTCATGGTCGGCAAGAAGCGTTCCGATGCCAAGCTTATGCTCACCGGATTTCTCCTCATGGGTTATCCTTATGCCATGCCCAATACGCTTATGCTCTATATCGTCGGCGGTGTTCTAACACTCTCTTTGTTTGTGTTTAAGTAA